The Fulvivirga ligni genome window below encodes:
- a CDS encoding TolB family protein, producing MRNLNLALNCFILIFCINACQPESPKVHYPTPHPNEKPSVFLPGIVSSGSDSLDFNAAFALDGKTFYFSRSIKGKYTIMESVFNGKEWQQPVTSQLFDTSFSNTDPFFSTDGSLYFISNRPKDGNDSIDDYDIYVMRKLNENWKDPERLTINSDSTEYYVSVSHTGNLYFASYRDGNLDLYMSLNKGGQYEKPLLLTALNSLADEHDPLIAPDESYIIFNSSREGGFGQADLYISHRLNGQWQTPINMGAAINTTSYEYCPNFGPDQKYLFYSSEYDVKWISANILNSYQ from the coding sequence ATGAGAAATTTAAATTTAGCCTTGAATTGTTTCATATTAATTTTTTGCATAAATGCATGCCAACCTGAAAGCCCAAAAGTACATTACCCCACTCCACACCCTAACGAAAAGCCATCTGTTTTTCTCCCGGGGATCGTTAGTAGTGGATCAGACTCACTGGATTTCAACGCAGCTTTTGCGTTGGATGGTAAGACCTTCTACTTCTCTCGCTCAATAAAGGGTAAGTATACTATCATGGAAAGTGTTTTTAATGGCAAGGAATGGCAGCAACCGGTGACCTCTCAGCTTTTTGATACCAGTTTTTCAAATACAGATCCATTTTTTAGTACGGATGGTTCCCTCTATTTTATATCTAATCGACCAAAGGATGGTAATGACTCAATTGACGATTATGATATATATGTTATGCGAAAGTTGAATGAGAATTGGAAAGATCCGGAACGCTTAACAATCAACAGTGACAGCACGGAATACTATGTATCTGTTTCGCATACGGGTAATCTGTATTTTGCTTCCTACCGGGATGGAAATTTAGATTTGTATATGAGTCTAAATAAGGGAGGCCAATATGAAAAACCGTTGCTTCTCACCGCCTTAAATTCTCTGGCAGATGAACACGATCCATTGATAGCACCTGATGAGTCGTATATTATATTCAATTCATCTAGAGAAGGCGGTTTCGGTCAAGCTGATCTATATATTTCTCACCGCCTAAATGGACAATGGCAAACGCCGATCAACATGGGTGCAGCCATCAATACAACCAGTTATGAATACTGCCCAAATTTTGGCCCTGATCAAAAGTATCTTTTTTATAGCAGTGAATATGATGTAAAATGGATTAGTGCCAATATCTTGAATTCATACCAATAA
- a CDS encoding DUF6624 domain-containing protein, protein MKNLLLLLLLSIILFSFNSFGQTWDELIYQGKKERANGNFEKAGELIAKGAHLKGTDNFEHYYYAAIMYANANELDTSFKLLEKCIDAGMYDLARWERNSRLKVLHEDERWNELKTQMKKSEQKYSETLSHPELRNELKQMWKKDQDLVGQWDKQKIVVDQNTVRLNEIIEYYGWPNRSMIGKDGTWMAWSIAQHSHDLNFQKKCLKLLENTLNTTEPEPVLYAELNDRICRNTNQKQKFGQAIIEENGIKKFYAIEKESEVDERRRSIGLDSLKVYANENYVDY, encoded by the coding sequence ATGAAAAACCTATTATTATTATTATTATTAAGCATTATTCTATTTAGTTTTAACTCTTTTGGACAAACATGGGACGAACTTATTTACCAAGGAAAAAAAGAAAGAGCTAACGGAAATTTTGAAAAAGCGGGGGAATTAATCGCCAAGGGAGCCCACTTAAAAGGAACCGACAACTTTGAACATTATTATTATGCGGCCATAATGTACGCAAATGCCAATGAACTAGACACCTCATTTAAATTGCTGGAAAAATGTATTGATGCTGGAATGTATGATTTAGCACGGTGGGAACGGAACAGTCGATTGAAAGTGCTTCATGAGGATGAAAGATGGAATGAGTTAAAAACTCAAATGAAAAAATCTGAACAAAAATATTCAGAGACCTTATCACATCCTGAATTAAGGAATGAACTGAAACAGATGTGGAAAAAAGACCAAGATTTGGTCGGACAATGGGATAAACAAAAAATAGTCGTTGACCAAAATACGGTGCGTTTGAATGAAATAATTGAATACTATGGATGGCCAAACCGCAGTATGATAGGAAAAGATGGCACTTGGATGGCTTGGTCTATAGCTCAACACTCTCATGACTTAAACTTTCAGAAAAAATGTTTAAAGTTATTAGAGAATACGCTTAATACCACTGAACCAGAACCTGTTCTATATGCTGAATTGAATGACCGTATTTGTAGAAATACTAATCAAAAACAAAAATTTGGACAGGCAATTATTGAAGAAAACGGTATTAAAAAATTCTATGCCATAGAGAAAGAATCTGAAGTTGATGAGAGAAGAAGGTCTATAGGTCTGGATAGTTTAAAAGTATATGCAAATGAGAATTACGTTGACTATTAA
- a CDS encoding SMI1/KNR4 family protein translates to MNEIEHFFKTYYSQMRDFYLEFEADKYELTKENFWDKVLKPSKISDDDFIPIELKLNLTLPSSFKDFYKSHYSLDKEFDTGGLFIAGNTENSKLSSLAEYFFNHGISSEIRDLGLLPFGLYNDEWYVCLDMNRKQDDPSIVLFEMSNWGAGKEAISHRAWFSNFNSFLRCITDYQVNGNWDNFNELDPGNNYLNAYDYWKN, encoded by the coding sequence ATGAATGAAATTGAGCATTTTTTTAAAACTTACTATTCTCAAATGAGAGATTTCTACCTTGAGTTTGAAGCTGATAAATATGAGTTAACAAAAGAGAATTTTTGGGACAAAGTTTTGAAACCAAGTAAAATCAGTGATGATGATTTTATTCCAATCGAACTCAAGCTTAATTTGACCTTACCATCATCATTTAAGGATTTCTATAAATCTCATTATTCACTTGATAAAGAATTTGATACGGGCGGACTTTTTATTGCCGGGAATACTGAGAATAGTAAATTGTCATCCTTGGCTGAATATTTTTTTAACCACGGAATATCTTCTGAAATTAGGGATTTGGGATTGCTTCCTTTTGGACTCTATAATGATGAATGGTATGTGTGTTTAGATATGAATAGAAAGCAAGATGATCCCAGTATTGTTCTTTTTGAAATGAGTAACTGGGGTGCAGGAAAGGAAGCAATATCGCATAGAGCATGGTTCTCAAACTTTAATTCATTTTTAAGATGTATAACAGATTATCAAGTCAATGGTAATTGGGATAATTTCAATGAGTTGGATCCAGGCAATAATTACTTAAACGCTTACGATTATTGGAAAAATTAA
- a CDS encoding tetratricopeptide repeat protein gives MSLRAKIFEKYDEFSLLENKTEKDILRSEIKTMLAEYSEMDSTCYHLLGLVDYQSDDWKENIETSIGNFKKAIELDKDNFLAQLYLAHCYHDLNQLELALENYKKVDREKLKEFQVWRYTKLIEQIGYCQYKLGNKQIGEQHFEEVLEWYKKLSEIDRVVPSELIECLPKNHRIVKEIKKIETYLK, from the coding sequence ATGAGTTTAAGAGCGAAAATATTTGAGAAATACGATGAATTCAGTTTGCTTGAAAACAAAACAGAAAAGGATATTTTACGCTCTGAAATCAAAACAATGCTAGCTGAATATTCTGAAATGGATTCTACTTGTTATCATTTGCTCGGACTTGTAGATTATCAATCTGATGACTGGAAAGAAAATATTGAAACCTCAATTGGAAATTTTAAAAAAGCAATTGAATTAGATAAAGATAATTTTTTAGCTCAATTATATTTAGCTCATTGTTATCACGACTTGAATCAATTGGAATTGGCTTTGGAAAATTATAAAAAAGTTGACCGCGAAAAGTTAAAGGAATTTCAAGTTTGGAGATACACAAAGCTGATTGAACAAATTGGATATTGCCAATATAAACTTGGGAATAAGCAGATTGGAGAGCAACACTTTGAGGAAGTTTTGGAATGGTATAAAAAACTATCAGAAATTGACCGAGTAGTTCCATCTGAATTGATTGAGTGTTTACCGAAAAATCATCGGATTGTAAAGGAAATTAAAAAAATAGAAACCTATTTAAAGTAA
- a CDS encoding DUF4738 domain-containing protein, translating into MSIIFFSCSEQKKEKEKIEKQTASVETSNERIDTLTISKSQNLKDKSIIERFFPVENKTIKFDTILSALNLEISIQSATLDSYVTNEFEIEGVIHVDKYRDSEKHLIIKRYNEVVIDTVFKKNDFTELTGEDFSKIANFHGYWFNKIENDTIELFGVISKPETDWSVAFYHFLNLKSMTFELREHIDEEI; encoded by the coding sequence ATGTCAATCATTTTTTTTAGCTGTAGTGAGCAGAAAAAAGAAAAGGAGAAAATTGAAAAGCAAACTGCAAGTGTTGAAACTTCAAATGAGCGAATCGACACCCTAACTATTTCTAAAAGTCAAAATTTAAAAGACAAAAGCATTATTGAACGATTCTTCCCTGTAGAAAACAAAACTATAAAATTTGACACAATTCTGTCAGCGCTGAATCTTGAAATTTCCATTCAAAGTGCAACTCTCGACTCTTATGTGACTAACGAATTTGAAATTGAAGGAGTTATACATGTTGACAAATATAGAGACAGTGAAAAGCACTTAATTATAAAGAGATATAATGAAGTTGTTATTGATACTGTTTTTAAGAAAAATGATTTTACAGAACTGACAGGAGAAGACTTTTCAAAAATTGCTAATTTTCACGGTTATTGGTTTAACAAAATAGAGAATGACACTATTGAATTGTTCGGAGTGATAAGTAAGCCAGAGACCGATTGGTCTGTAGCGTTTTATCATTTTCTCAATTTGAAATCAATGACTTTTGAATTACGGGAACATATTGATGAAGAAATATAA
- a CDS encoding AraC family transcriptional regulator, translating to MTVTEQDIQADYKNRINRVFEFIDVNLESDLSLNTVSEIAFFSPFHFHRVFKFITGETLNEYVTRRRIEKSALDLLHKNVKTTEIAHKYGFSDNSSFSRAFKKYYAISPTEFRKQNPNRHSKISQLQSKNGQDYPDYDKYICIIDNLKNWIKMNAKIEVKEMPKMDLAYVSSIGPHNLENSYGTLMQWATPKGLMNDQTKMITVYHDSFKVTEANNVRMSASVLLDKPVETEGEIGLTTIKAGKCIVGSFEIGLNEFEKSWTGLFVWMNENGYKKADREPFEIYHNNYNEHPERKAIVDFCIPIE from the coding sequence ATGACCGTAACAGAACAAGACATACAGGCTGATTATAAAAATCGTATCAACAGGGTTTTTGAGTTTATTGACGTAAACCTGGAATCGGATTTATCATTGAACACTGTTTCGGAAATTGCTTTTTTCTCACCATTCCACTTCCATCGGGTTTTCAAGTTTATTACAGGAGAAACATTGAATGAGTATGTAACAAGGCGTAGAATTGAAAAATCAGCCCTGGATTTGTTACACAAAAATGTAAAGACAACAGAAATTGCTCACAAATATGGATTTAGCGATAATTCTTCGTTTTCCAGAGCTTTTAAAAAATATTACGCTATAAGCCCGACCGAATTTAGAAAGCAAAATCCAAATAGACATAGCAAGATTAGTCAACTTCAAAGCAAGAACGGACAAGACTATCCTGACTATGACAAATACATTTGCATCATTGATAACCTTAAAAATTGGATAAAAATGAATGCAAAAATTGAAGTTAAAGAAATGCCAAAAATGGATTTGGCTTATGTATCAAGTATTGGTCCTCATAACCTTGAAAATTCCTACGGAACATTAATGCAGTGGGCAACACCTAAAGGATTAATGAACGACCAGACAAAGATGATTACGGTTTATCACGACAGTTTTAAAGTGACAGAAGCCAACAATGTAAGAATGAGTGCTTCTGTTTTACTAGATAAACCAGTAGAAACCGAAGGAGAAATAGGATTAACAACCATCAAGGCTGGAAAATGTATTGTTGGAAGCTTTGAAATCGGGTTAAATGAATTTGAAAAGTCGTGGACCGGTCTATTTGTATGGATGAACGAAAATGGTTATAAAAAAGCTGACAGAGAACCTTTTGAGATTTATCATAACAACTATAATGAGCATCCTGAAAGAAAAGCTATTGTTGACTTTTGTATACCTATTGAATAA
- a CDS encoding SMI1/KNR4 family protein, whose protein sequence is MNKKDIKLVEEILNIELPSHYIDFIIDSRRIPKDDPYIEIRKNYLIDDPEYLIDLNDTLKFHLDTAIIQNKLCIGENGGGDFFLIDLKDKSDKSVYLFDHEESVEYYNLDTKTWNWDGLREFDSLSKYSSWISELFGEE, encoded by the coding sequence ATGAATAAAAAAGATATTAAATTAGTTGAAGAAATCCTCAATATTGAGCTTCCATCGCATTATATTGACTTTATAATCGATAGTCGAAGGATTCCTAAGGATGACCCCTATATTGAGATTCGTAAAAACTATCTTATTGATGATCCTGAATACTTGATTGACCTGAATGATACTCTTAAGTTTCATTTAGACACCGCAATAATCCAAAACAAACTATGCATTGGTGAGAATGGAGGCGGTGACTTTTTCCTAATTGACCTCAAAGACAAAAGTGATAAGTCTGTTTATCTATTTGATCATGAGGAATCTGTAGAGTACTACAATCTTGACACTAAGACGTGGAATTGGGATGGGCTTAGGGAATTCGATAGCCTTTCTAAATATTCCAGTTGGATTTCTGAATTGTTTGGCGAAGAATAA
- a CDS encoding SMI1/KNR4 family protein gives MKKIFAILILSLTMFSFLKKQTDDIPSIWNRVENWLAKNASHLTSELNPSASENDIAKLEKTIGGKLPKEYIEFLKIHNGQNRDSEGLIDTEELLSTERIIEEWSVWKELLDKGDFKDSQSEPDKGIKSDWWNSKWIPISYDGSGNHYCIDIDPDKSGTSGQIIRMWHDSAERELIANSFKEWISNYVNDLEKGKYVYSEDWGGIINKNDL, from the coding sequence TTGAAAAAGATATTTGCAATACTAATATTATCACTCACAATGTTTTCATTCCTCAAAAAACAAACTGATGACATCCCGTCAATCTGGAATCGTGTTGAAAATTGGTTAGCTAAAAACGCATCTCACTTAACATCTGAACTGAATCCTTCTGCGTCAGAAAATGATATAGCCAAACTTGAAAAAACGATTGGCGGAAAGCTCCCGAAAGAGTATATCGAATTTTTAAAGATTCATAACGGACAAAATCGTGATAGTGAAGGTTTAATTGATACTGAAGAACTCTTATCAACGGAACGTATAATTGAAGAGTGGTCTGTATGGAAAGAATTATTGGACAAAGGTGATTTCAAGGATAGTCAATCCGAGCCTGATAAAGGAATAAAATCAGATTGGTGGAACTCAAAATGGATTCCAATTTCATATGATGGAAGTGGAAATCATTATTGCATTGATATAGACCCTGACAAGAGTGGAACAAGTGGCCAAATAATCCGAATGTGGCATGATTCCGCAGAAAGAGAATTAATTGCTAATTCATTTAAAGAATGGATATCTAATTATGTAAATGATTTGGAAAAAGGTAAATATGTTTACTCAGAAGATTGGGGTGGAATCATAAACAAAAACGATTTATAA